Within Lolium rigidum isolate FL_2022 chromosome 5, APGP_CSIRO_Lrig_0.1, whole genome shotgun sequence, the genomic segment ACAACCACATGCCCAATCACAAGTTAAAatggaaaaaaatcaaaataaaatagagattacATATAAAGTTTAAGAttgtacatatatatatgcagTGAGAAAACGGTCAAGCTTTCTTCCATCCTTCCTAGCTCATCGAGCTTGCACCCGTCTCGCGCATTAATGTGCGATTACACATAtggaattgcatataaaaaacctATAGGTGCAATTACACATTGTGGTTTTTCAGTTACATACATATATATGCAATTGCACGTCCACATGTGCACATAAAGTTATTATgtgatattacaagcattattatTCCATTAGAAAAATGTACGGTTACACATGGATCGAAAACAGCCGCACAAAATGATAGATCCGACCATAGATACAACAGCACGAGAGCAACGGAACCATAAAACGCCCGACAGGAAACAACACGGGAGAAGAAAAATGACTACACCGTTTGCACAAAACTCACTCAGGCGGTGACCAAGCACTGACCCATACTCATTATATTAGTATTTTGCCTCTGTCGTGACCGTGGTCGCACTAAAGCTGTCCTTAACCTCTCTGATAATCACCACAGTAGCTCCATGCCTAAAGCAGGAAAAGAACAACAGCACTCCTTGAACATACCGAATGAACTAGAGGACACATCCATGCTTTTGTGTTTCCCTCCATAGTGCATACACATGCACATGTACATCTTATATAACTATATAAGTGCATGATTGGCAACAGTTTAACTACTCATGTGTCCATCCATGATTAGTTGTGTTGCGAAGTGatgcatcaaaatcaatggaatcggtGTGGGCGGTTGTAATGATTTAATCGTTTTCGTCCTGTAGAGAAAGGCTAAGCAGGAATCAACATGTCTAAACGCACTCCGTTAGCTAGCCCTCCAAGATATAGGAAAACATTGAATGTATGCATAAGAATGGCTAGATTTAAGAAATCTCCACAGATCGGCCTAACTGAATCTGGGCAAGAGAGGAAATCAAAACCCAGATGAACATAGAGCAGGAACGGAAGGAAGGAGAACTGATCGATAATTCAACTTATTAAATTTTGCTGTGTAACTTGTCACTGATTTATATTTTTCGTGTCGAACAATACTGTTCACGCGTCTACAGATGTGTATATCCACTATATCTTCTTTGAGGCTTGAATGGTTGCAGCGAATCTAGGCATCAAAATCAGTGAAATTGGTGTCCTAGCTAGTAGAAGAAAAGAGAAGCAGGTAGCAGCGCCATACCATTGCCCAGGACCAGCGCGCTGAGCTAGCACGATGTCTGTGTGTGTGACTTTAGGTGTTGCGTATCCTCTACATATTTTGTTCTTTCATCCTCTACCACTTCTTTTCACCTGATTGATGGAAAACGAAGTATGCAACGCAGCCACGGCCAGAAGCTATGGGAGTCATCTTATTTCCCCACTGGAATGCATTCTAGATTCAGATAGCTCAGAATTTGACTACCAGCTTATTGATTATTTTTCTGATAATGGACGCTTTTATCAGACTCATTGTGTCGCATCAAGGCGATAAAGTTTACACCCGGCCTCCGCATACCCATGAAGCACTCACATGAGTTTGTTAGTTTTGAATTGGATCAACTACGGTAATTGATTGATCATCACTGCAAATCTGAATTAAGCAGTCTTGGTGAGAAAAGACAATAAGCAATGAAGGAAGTAGGGGGCAGGGCTAGTCACGTAATGAGCGTTTGCTTGGCAGTTGACATCACCATTCACTCCCacaaacacaaaggaagagaggTGTCCACAGACTTAACTCTCACTGTCGACCTGCCTGTCTGCTTACCAACAAGCTCATCATCAAGTAAGAAACAGGCAAGAATGGTCTTCTTGTTCGAATCAGCTAGCTAATCAAATAGGCAAAAACAAGGAAAATATCTCATTCAAGGAATCAACAGTATGATTATCAATTAAAAATGATTTATTTTCAGAAGCAAGTGCAATGCAGAACGTGTGACTGGAGAAGGATGGCCGGAGTAGCTAGCTAGAGCTGGCCGGATGTGGTCGCAAGAGGAAACGATGGAAAGCGAGACGTCACCAACCGAACCGAAAGGCAGAATCCCCCTCCTTCCATCACACCTTTTCCCTCCACTCCTCCACCACTTCCTTGCCTCCCCAATCACACCATTCTCCCCTGCTCTCCTCTGCTCCATTACTTCCTCCTCGTCGTGGTTGTCGCCATCGTCGGAGGagaacaagaagaggaagaggatgtcgGACTGGGGCCCGGTGGTGATCGCGGTGGTGCTGTTCGTGCTGCTGTCGCCGGGGCTGCTGCTGCAGCTGCCGGGGAAGCACCACTTCGTCGAGTTCGGCAACATGCACACCAGCGCCATGTCCATCCTCGTCCACGCCATCATCTACTTCGCGCTCGTCGCCctcttcgtcatcgtcatcggAGTACACATCACAACCGACTAGACCGGCTAGGCTAGCTAACAAGAGCCTTCATCTGATCCTGCCATGCCTCCTGTTTCgaatttcttcttcttccttctctttaTGTTCGTTTCTTTCTTCTGACTGATGCCCCTGTGTTCTTTCTTCCTCTCAATGCATATGTAACATTATCCAAACTGCCATTAAAAATATCAGTTCCATATGGTGTACTTTTTGCAC encodes:
- the LOC124653655 gene encoding uncharacterized protein LOC124653655; the encoded protein is MSDWGPVVIAVVLFVLLSPGLLLQLPGKHHFVEFGNMHTSAMSILVHAIIYFALVALFVIVIGVHITTD